The following are encoded in a window of Novosphingobium sp. ZN18A2 genomic DNA:
- the fabG gene encoding 3-oxoacyl-[acyl-carrier-protein] reductase, translated as MFDLHGMTALVTGASGGIGSAIARSLAAQGARLALSGSNAAKLRAFRDDLDETDHHRRDGDPDHVAITCDLSNPDSVEKLVPAAIDSLGKIDILVNNAGITRDNLAMRMKDEEWDAVMKVNLEAAFRLMRASMKPMMKARFGRIITITSVVGSTGNPGQANYAAAKAGLVGMSKSLAQEVASRGITVNCVAPGFIRTAMTDVLPDAQKDALNARIPMGRMGEGEDIGAAVAYLASKEAGYVTGQTLHVNGGMAMLG; from the coding sequence ATGTTCGACCTGCACGGAATGACCGCGCTCGTAACCGGGGCTTCGGGCGGAATCGGTTCGGCCATCGCCCGATCGCTTGCCGCGCAGGGCGCAAGGCTGGCGCTTTCGGGGTCGAACGCCGCGAAGCTTCGTGCCTTCCGTGACGATCTGGACGAAACCGATCACCACCGCCGCGACGGCGATCCGGATCACGTGGCCATTACCTGCGACCTGTCGAACCCGGACTCGGTCGAAAAGCTGGTTCCGGCGGCGATCGATTCGCTGGGCAAGATCGACATCCTGGTGAACAACGCCGGCATCACGCGCGACAACCTTGCCATGCGCATGAAGGACGAGGAATGGGACGCGGTGATGAAGGTGAACCTTGAAGCCGCCTTCCGCCTGATGCGCGCTTCGATGAAGCCGATGATGAAGGCGCGCTTCGGCCGGATCATCACGATCACCAGCGTGGTAGGCAGCACCGGCAATCCGGGGCAGGCGAACTATGCCGCCGCCAAGGCGGGGCTTGTCGGCATGTCGAAAAGCCTTGCGCAGGAAGTCGCCAGCCGCGGGATTACCGTCAACTGCGTCGCCCCCGGTTTTATCCGCACGGCGATGACCGATGTGTTGCCCGATGCGCAGAAGGACGCGCTGAATGCGCGCATCCCGATGGGCCGCATGGGCGAGGGTGAGGACATCGGCGCGGCGGTTGCCTACCTTGCCAGCAAGGAAGCGGGCTATGTCACCGGCCAGACGCTGCACGTGAACGGCGGAATGGCGATGCTGGGCTGA
- a CDS encoding FAD-dependent oxidoreductase — protein MLHIAIVGSGPAGFYTAEAAQKQWGDDVTIDIFDMLPVPYGLIRTGVAPDHQSIKGVARRFEATACCENCRFTGNVAIGRDVSIAELQSLYDAVVMATGAPNDKVLDIPGADLNNVFGSAAFVGWYNGHPKFAELAPDFTGDTAVVIGMGNVALDVARILAKTTDELTGSDIVAHAFDALKQSRIRRIVILGRRGPHQIMMTPKELGELARLERASPRVDLRDLPPEGDDAMLEPGLRKSVTHLRSFAAIPESHHADMAVEIDFDFFASPRAILGDGKVEAVEVERTEVKAGRAVGTGETYKAPCSLVISCIGYQSSPIAGLPFDERAGRFASDEGRILPGLYCVGWARRGPSGTIGTNRPDSFHVVERMAEDLRPSGKRGRAGFDELAASRGLDLVTFDDWKQIEKAEEDRARDGAPREKFVDVDEMIKARG, from the coding sequence ATGCTGCACATTGCGATCGTCGGATCCGGACCTGCCGGTTTCTATACTGCCGAAGCTGCCCAGAAGCAGTGGGGCGACGACGTTACCATCGACATATTCGATATGCTGCCGGTCCCCTATGGCCTGATCCGCACCGGCGTTGCCCCCGATCACCAGTCGATCAAGGGCGTGGCCCGGCGTTTTGAAGCGACCGCCTGTTGCGAGAATTGCCGGTTCACCGGAAATGTCGCGATCGGCCGCGATGTGTCGATCGCCGAACTCCAGTCATTGTACGACGCGGTGGTGATGGCCACCGGCGCGCCCAACGACAAGGTTCTGGATATACCCGGCGCGGACCTGAACAACGTGTTCGGAAGCGCCGCCTTCGTCGGGTGGTACAACGGGCACCCCAAATTCGCCGAACTTGCGCCCGACTTTACCGGGGACACCGCTGTTGTCATCGGCATGGGGAACGTCGCGCTGGACGTGGCACGGATACTCGCAAAGACCACGGACGAGCTTACCGGCAGCGATATCGTCGCCCATGCCTTCGATGCGCTCAAGCAGTCGCGCATCCGCCGCATCGTAATCCTTGGGCGCCGCGGGCCGCACCAGATCATGATGACACCCAAGGAACTGGGCGAACTGGCGCGGCTGGAGCGGGCCAGCCCACGTGTCGACTTGCGCGACCTGCCGCCCGAAGGCGACGACGCGATGCTCGAGCCGGGACTGCGCAAATCGGTTACCCACTTGCGCAGCTTTGCCGCCATCCCCGAAAGCCACCATGCCGACATGGCGGTGGAGATCGACTTCGATTTCTTCGCCAGCCCGCGCGCCATTCTGGGAGATGGCAAGGTAGAGGCCGTCGAAGTGGAACGCACCGAAGTTAAGGCTGGCCGCGCGGTCGGCACCGGAGAAACATACAAGGCTCCGTGCAGCCTTGTGATCAGTTGCATCGGCTATCAATCGTCGCCCATCGCGGGCCTGCCGTTCGACGAGCGGGCGGGCCGTTTCGCAAGTGACGAGGGGCGAATCCTTCCGGGCCTCTATTGTGTCGGCTGGGCACGGCGCGGGCCTTCCGGCACAATCGGCACGAACCGGCCCGACAGCTTCCACGTGGTTGAACGCATGGCCGAGGATCTGCGCCCCTCGGGCAAGCGGGGTCGCGCCGGGTTTGACGAACTGGCGGCCAGCCGCGGGCTCGACCTGGTGACGTTCGACGACTGGAAGCAGATCGAAAAGGCAGAGGAAGACCGCGCCCGAGACGGCGCCCCGCGCGAAAAGTTCGTCGACGTGGACGAGATGATCAAGGCGCGCGGCTGA
- the dnaN gene encoding DNA polymerase III subunit beta, whose translation MKATIERATLLRCLSHVQSVVERRNTIPILSNVLIEASAGGAVKLMATDLDLQIVESMAAVSVESPGAITVSAHLLFDIARKLPDGSQVSLETNDNRMVVKAGRSRFQLPTLPRDDFPVIVEGDLPTSFELPARVLAELIDRTRFAISTEETRYYLNGIFFHVSDEAQPVLKAAATDGHRLARFTIARPDGAEGMPDVIVPRKCVAELRKLLEEALDTNVLIDLSASKVRFTLGGENGVVLTSKLIDGTFPDYTRVIPTGNDKLLTVDPRSFFEGVDRVATIATEKTRAVKMALDTDKVTLSVTSPDNGTAAEEIPAEYKSDGFEIGFNANYLKDILSQIDGETVELHLADAGAPTLIRKDEKSPALYVLMPMRV comes from the coding sequence ATGAAGGCCACGATCGAACGCGCAACGCTTCTGCGGTGCTTGTCCCACGTCCAGTCGGTGGTTGAGCGGCGCAATACAATCCCGATTCTCTCAAACGTGCTGATAGAGGCGTCTGCCGGGGGCGCGGTGAAGCTGATGGCGACCGACCTCGATCTGCAGATCGTGGAAAGCATGGCCGCCGTATCGGTTGAAAGCCCCGGCGCGATCACCGTTTCGGCGCACCTGCTGTTCGATATCGCGCGCAAGCTGCCCGATGGCAGCCAGGTAAGCCTGGAAACGAACGACAATCGCATGGTGGTGAAGGCCGGGCGCAGCCGCTTCCAGCTTCCCACGCTGCCACGAGACGATTTTCCGGTGATCGTGGAAGGCGACCTGCCGACCAGTTTCGAACTGCCCGCCCGCGTGCTGGCCGAACTGATCGACCGTACGCGCTTTGCGATCTCCACCGAAGAGACGCGGTATTACCTGAACGGCATCTTCTTCCACGTTTCGGACGAAGCGCAGCCTGTGCTCAAGGCCGCAGCGACCGACGGGCACCGCCTTGCCCGCTTCACCATCGCCCGGCCCGATGGCGCCGAGGGGATGCCCGACGTGATCGTACCGCGCAAATGCGTGGCCGAACTGCGCAAGCTGCTGGAAGAGGCGCTCGACACCAACGTTCTGATCGACCTTTCGGCCAGCAAGGTGCGCTTCACGCTGGGCGGTGAGAACGGTGTTGTGCTGACCAGCAAGCTGATCGACGGCACGTTCCCCGATTACACACGGGTGATCCCTACCGGTAACGACAAACTGCTTACGGTCGATCCGCGCAGCTTCTTCGAAGGCGTGGACCGCGTGGCGACCATTGCCACGGAAAAGACCCGCGCGGTGAAGATGGCGCTCGATACCGACAAGGTTACGCTGTCGGTCACCAGCCCCGACAACGGCACGGCGGCGGAAGAGATTCCGGCCGAATACAAGTCTGACGGGTTCGAAATCGGCTTCAACGCCAATTACCTGAAGGACATCCTCAGCCAGATCGACGGCGAAACCGTTGAACTTCATCTGGCCGATGCAGGCGCGCCCACGCTTATCCGCAAGGACGAGAAAAGCCCTGCGCTTTACGTGCTGATGCCGATGCGGGTGTAA
- a CDS encoding HNH endonuclease, translated as MNESDQMVFGVFMHKDGSIYDDIPEVRYQFPKIYLSRAKQMVGDWIVYREPVKVPQSKGFFAVAKVEQIIPDPDKSDHFRASIEDGSYLPFSPTVPHVVDGEPVERDLANQQAAVRPLSNSDFARIIALGLPEDDTLPRTGELEPFDRLHDERVPFEIERPIVQSLVSRPFRDRAFRRAVLNAYDKRCAVTGWKLINGGGRAEAEAAHIRPVEQGGPDSVRNGLALSGTAHWMFDRGLISLSDNLDILISRQVNDRPSVEAMINRSGKALAPTREAERPHPQFLAWHRENCFKD; from the coding sequence TTGAACGAAAGCGATCAAATGGTCTTCGGCGTTTTCATGCATAAGGATGGGTCGATCTACGACGACATTCCCGAAGTGCGCTACCAGTTCCCGAAGATCTACCTCAGCCGCGCCAAGCAAATGGTCGGCGATTGGATCGTGTATCGCGAGCCGGTGAAGGTCCCACAGTCCAAAGGCTTCTTCGCCGTGGCGAAGGTTGAGCAGATCATCCCCGATCCTGACAAGTCGGATCACTTCCGCGCCTCGATCGAAGATGGCAGTTATCTGCCGTTCTCACCAACTGTCCCGCATGTGGTGGATGGTGAACCTGTCGAACGGGATTTGGCCAATCAGCAAGCTGCGGTGCGTCCGCTGTCGAACTCTGATTTCGCGCGCATAATCGCGCTGGGACTGCCCGAAGATGACACGCTGCCGCGCACCGGCGAACTTGAACCGTTTGACCGATTGCATGACGAGCGTGTGCCTTTCGAAATCGAGCGCCCCATTGTTCAATCGCTCGTCAGCCGTCCGTTCAGAGACCGCGCGTTTCGGCGCGCTGTGCTCAATGCTTATGACAAGCGGTGTGCGGTAACTGGCTGGAAGCTCATCAACGGTGGCGGCAGAGCAGAAGCCGAAGCAGCGCACATCCGTCCGGTCGAGCAGGGCGGGCCGGACAGCGTCCGAAATGGCCTCGCCTTGTCCGGCACGGCGCATTGGATGTTCGATCGCGGGCTCATCAGCCTGTCGGATAACCTCGATATTCTGATCTCGCGGCAGGTCAACGACCGGCCCAGTGTCGAAGCGATGATAAATCGCTCGGGCAAAGCCCTCGCGCCTACGCGCGAAGCGGAACGCCCGCATCCGCAGTTTCTGGCGTGGCATCGCGAAAACTGTTTCAAGGACTAG
- a CDS encoding D-aminoacylase, protein MPAYDLIIRGGTIVDGTGANRFTGDVAIKDGLIAAVGHVDGDASQEIDAIGKIVAPGFVDIHTHYDGQATWDAEMAPSSWHGVTTVVMGNCGVGFAPAAPNRHEWLIGLMEGVEDIPGTALAEGMKWDWETFPEYLDALERLPRTVDVGTHVPHGAVRAYVLGDREQPGAVPTAEDIARMGDIVEEGVRAGALGFSTSRTVLHKSVDGELVPGTTATAQELVEIGRAMGRVGHGVFEMASDLKREWNEFDWMGKLSRETGLPVTFAALQSIAKELPLDEQIATMRAENDNGANIVAQIALRGNGIVMAWRGTVHPFRFRPSWNEIADLPWEAQKARLLDPAFKARLLAEENDFSEAPQDIVGLLMVVAGGWTMQFEMDPDFDYEPGADASIAARAAAAGVSPEEYAYDLLCRDDGKGFIYLPILNYADGNLDFLEALQISDDTVNSLSDGGAHCGTICDAASPTFMLQHWVRDRKRGEGKAGGRITLENAIKRQCHDTARLYGLDDRGLIAPGYTADLNVIDFDNVKLGKPWLAFDLPAGGKRLLQKAEGYVATIKSGVVTFRNGQWTGETPGGLIRGPQQVPMAEAAE, encoded by the coding sequence ATGCCCGCTTACGACCTCATTATCCGGGGCGGCACGATCGTGGACGGCACCGGCGCGAACCGCTTCACGGGCGACGTTGCAATCAAGGACGGACTGATCGCCGCGGTCGGACACGTAGATGGCGATGCCTCGCAGGAAATCGATGCGATCGGCAAGATCGTGGCGCCAGGCTTCGTCGACATTCACACCCACTATGACGGGCAGGCGACCTGGGACGCGGAGATGGCACCGTCCTCGTGGCACGGCGTAACAACGGTCGTAATGGGCAATTGCGGTGTCGGCTTCGCGCCGGCAGCGCCAAACCGCCATGAATGGCTGATCGGCCTGATGGAAGGCGTGGAGGACATTCCCGGCACAGCGCTGGCTGAAGGCATGAAGTGGGACTGGGAGACCTTTCCCGAATACCTTGACGCGCTGGAACGCCTGCCGCGCACGGTGGACGTGGGTACGCACGTCCCGCATGGCGCGGTGCGCGCCTATGTGCTGGGCGACCGAGAACAGCCGGGCGCGGTGCCGACCGCCGAAGATATCGCCAGGATGGGTGATATCGTGGAAGAAGGCGTGCGCGCGGGCGCGCTGGGTTTTTCCACCAGCCGCACCGTGCTGCACAAGTCGGTCGACGGCGAGCTGGTGCCCGGCACGACAGCGACAGCGCAGGAACTCGTCGAGATCGGCCGCGCGATGGGGCGCGTGGGCCACGGCGTGTTCGAAATGGCAAGCGACCTCAAGCGTGAGTGGAACGAGTTCGACTGGATGGGCAAGTTGAGCCGCGAAACCGGGCTTCCGGTCACATTCGCCGCGCTCCAGTCGATTGCCAAGGAGCTCCCGCTCGACGAGCAGATCGCAACGATGCGCGCCGAAAACGACAATGGCGCCAATATCGTCGCGCAAATCGCGCTGCGCGGGAACGGCATCGTCATGGCCTGGCGCGGGACGGTGCACCCGTTCCGTTTCCGGCCGAGCTGGAATGAAATCGCGGACCTGCCCTGGGAAGCACAGAAGGCCAGGCTGCTGGACCCGGCATTCAAGGCAAGGCTGCTGGCCGAAGAGAACGACTTTTCCGAAGCCCCGCAAGACATCGTCGGCCTGCTGATGGTGGTTGCGGGAGGCTGGACCATGCAGTTCGAAATGGACCCCGATTTCGACTATGAGCCCGGCGCGGACGCCAGCATAGCCGCGCGCGCGGCGGCGGCGGGCGTCTCGCCCGAGGAATACGCCTATGACCTGCTCTGCCGCGATGACGGCAAGGGCTTCATCTACCTGCCGATCCTCAATTACGCAGACGGCAACCTGGACTTCCTCGAAGCACTACAGATCAGCGACGACACGGTGAATTCGCTGTCAGACGGCGGCGCGCACTGCGGGACGATCTGCGATGCGGCCAGCCCCACGTTCATGCTCCAGCACTGGGTACGCGACCGCAAGCGCGGCGAAGGCAAGGCCGGCGGGCGCATCACCCTGGAAAACGCGATCAAGCGCCAGTGCCATGACACCGCGCGGCTTTATGGGCTGGACGATCGCGGCCTGATCGCGCCGGGATACACGGCCGACCTGAACGTTATCGATTTCGACAATGTGAAGCTGGGCAAGCCGTGGCTGGCTTTCGACCTTCCGGCGGGCGGTAAGCGTCTGCTCCAGAAAGCCGAGGGCTATGTCGCGACGATCAAGTCGGGTGTCGTGACGTTCCGGAACGGCCAATGGACGGGCGAGACGCCCGGCGGCCTGATCCGCGGACCGCAACAGGTGCCCATGGCCGAAGCCGCCGAATAA
- a CDS encoding NAD(P)-dependent alcohol dehydrogenase has protein sequence MKAIRVTHPASLDTLTYGDIADPGQPGPGEIRVKLAASSLNYHDYAVVSGMLPSEDGRIPMSDGAGTVEAVGEGVTEFKAGDTVVSIFFPDWIDGAPPTSAFTRVPGDGIDGYAREAVVTPAHWFTRVPKGYSAAEAATLTCAGLTAWRALFVDDNVKPGSTVLVQGTGGVSVFALQFAKAAGARVIATSSSDAKLERLKDMGADDLINYKETPAWGARALELTGGAGVDTVVEIGGAGTLDQSMLACRVGGHVALIGVLAGFAGPVQTALLMARNLRVQGLTVGSRQHQLDMIAGIEANGIKPVISDHFPLEKLADAFRHQESGKHFGKIVVDI, from the coding sequence ATGAAAGCTATCCGCGTTACCCATCCCGCCAGCCTTGATACGCTTACCTATGGCGACATTGCCGATCCTGGCCAGCCCGGCCCCGGCGAAATTCGCGTGAAACTCGCGGCATCGTCGCTCAACTATCACGATTATGCGGTGGTCAGCGGTATGTTGCCCAGCGAGGATGGCCGCATTCCCATGTCGGACGGCGCCGGCACGGTTGAGGCGGTTGGCGAAGGCGTTACGGAATTCAAGGCCGGTGACACCGTCGTTTCCATCTTCTTCCCCGACTGGATCGACGGTGCGCCGCCGACCAGCGCCTTTACCCGCGTACCCGGCGACGGGATCGACGGTTATGCCCGCGAAGCGGTTGTCACCCCCGCGCACTGGTTCACGCGCGTTCCCAAAGGCTATAGCGCGGCGGAAGCGGCGACGCTCACCTGCGCGGGACTGACCGCGTGGCGCGCGCTGTTCGTCGACGACAACGTGAAGCCGGGTTCTACCGTGCTGGTTCAGGGCACCGGCGGCGTCTCCGTCTTTGCGCTGCAATTCGCCAAGGCGGCCGGTGCGCGCGTGATCGCCACCAGTTCTTCCGACGCGAAGCTGGAGCGGCTGAAAGACATGGGCGCGGACGATCTGATCAACTACAAGGAAACCCCCGCCTGGGGAGCCAGGGCGCTGGAACTGACCGGCGGCGCGGGCGTGGATACCGTGGTGGAAATCGGCGGCGCGGGCACGCTCGACCAGTCTATGCTCGCCTGCCGTGTGGGCGGCCACGTTGCGCTGATCGGCGTACTGGCGGGTTTTGCCGGCCCGGTGCAGACCGCACTGCTGATGGCGCGCAACCTGCGCGTCCAGGGGCTTACCGTGGGAAGCCGCCAGCACCAGTTGGACATGATCGCCGGTATCGAGGCGAACGGCATAAAGCCGGTAATCAGCGATCATTTCCCGTTGGAAAAGCTGGCCGATGCCTTCCGCCACCAGGAAAGCGGCAAGCACTTCGGCAAGATCGTGGTCGATATCTAG
- a CDS encoding DUF4242 domain-containing protein encodes MPQFVIEREMPGAGSLGPDDLKGASQNSCSVLRDLGPEIQWVHSYVTDNKIYCVYRAPSEDLIRKHAETTGFPANSIQEVKSVIDPTTAE; translated from the coding sequence ATGCCGCAATTCGTAATCGAACGGGAAATGCCCGGTGCCGGATCGCTTGGCCCCGATGATCTCAAGGGTGCATCGCAGAACTCGTGCAGCGTGCTGCGCGACCTTGGTCCCGAGATCCAGTGGGTGCACAGCTACGTCACCGACAACAAGATCTATTGCGTCTATCGCGCGCCCAGCGAAGATCTGATCCGCAAGCACGCGGAAACGACGGGATTCCCCGCGAACAGCATCCAGGAAGTGAAGAGTGTGATCGACCCGACTACCGCGGAGTAG
- the lepA gene encoding translation elongation factor 4, whose amino-acid sequence MTDLSKIRNFSIIAHIDHGKSTLADRLIQLTGGLTEREMSQQVLDNMDIERERGITIKAQTVRLNYTAHDGETYELNLMDTPGHVDFAYEVSRSLAACEGALLVVDAAQGVEAQTLANVYQSIEHDHEIVPVINKIDLPAAEPEKVKAEIEDIIGLDASEAVLTSAKSGIGIEDVLEAVVKRIPPPQGDRAAPLKALLVDSWYDPYLGVVILVRVIDGAIKKGLQVKFMQGGTEHLIDRVGCFTPKRTDLPELGPGEIGFITAQIKEVEQARVGDTITTVKNGATKALPGYKDVQSVVFCGLFPVDAADFEKLRESIGKLRLNDASFSYEMETSAALGFGFRCGFLGLLHLEIIQERLSREYDLDLITTAPSVVYRIQLRASKNDDAREILLHNPADYPDPSRIETIEEPWIKATIYTPDEYLGAILKLCQDRRGIQRELTYVGGRAQVTYELPLNEVVFDFYDRLKSISRGYASFDYEQIGLREGDLVKMNILVNGEPVDALSLIVHRSVAEERGRGMCERLKDLIPRHLFKIPIQAAIGGKVIARETIAALRKDVTAKCYGGDITRKKKLLEKQKKGKARMREYGNVSIPQEAFIAALRMGEE is encoded by the coding sequence ATGACAGACCTTTCAAAGATCCGCAATTTCAGCATCATTGCCCATATCGACCATGGCAAGTCCACGCTGGCCGACCGGCTGATCCAGCTTACCGGCGGCCTGACCGAGCGCGAGATGAGCCAGCAAGTCCTTGATAACATGGACATTGAGCGTGAGCGCGGGATCACCATCAAGGCGCAGACCGTCCGGCTGAACTACACCGCGCACGATGGCGAGACCTATGAGCTGAACCTGATGGACACGCCCGGCCACGTTGACTTCGCCTATGAGGTCAGCCGCAGCCTTGCCGCGTGCGAGGGGGCGCTGCTGGTGGTTGACGCGGCGCAGGGCGTGGAGGCGCAGACGCTGGCCAACGTCTATCAGTCGATAGAGCACGATCACGAGATCGTTCCCGTCATCAACAAGATCGATCTTCCCGCGGCCGAGCCCGAAAAGGTCAAGGCCGAGATCGAGGATATCATCGGCCTTGACGCCAGCGAAGCGGTGCTGACCAGCGCGAAATCGGGCATCGGCATCGAAGACGTGCTGGAAGCCGTGGTAAAGCGCATCCCCCCGCCCCAAGGCGACCGCGCCGCGCCGCTGAAGGCGCTGCTGGTCGATTCCTGGTACGATCCCTATCTGGGCGTCGTCATCCTTGTGCGCGTGATCGACGGGGCGATCAAAAAGGGCCTGCAGGTCAAGTTCATGCAGGGCGGCACCGAACACCTGATTGACCGCGTGGGCTGCTTCACCCCCAAGCGCACCGACCTGCCCGAGCTTGGGCCGGGCGAGATCGGCTTTATCACCGCGCAGATAAAGGAAGTTGAGCAGGCCCGCGTGGGCGACACCATCACCACCGTGAAGAACGGCGCGACCAAGGCGCTGCCCGGTTACAAGGACGTGCAGTCCGTGGTGTTCTGCGGGCTGTTCCCGGTGGACGCGGCCGATTTCGAAAAGCTGCGCGAATCCATCGGCAAGCTGCGGCTCAACGATGCCAGCTTCAGTTACGAGATGGAGACGAGCGCGGCGCTGGGCTTTGGCTTCCGCTGCGGCTTCCTGGGCCTGCTGCACCTGGAAATCATCCAGGAACGGCTGAGCCGCGAATACGATCTTGACCTGATCACCACCGCGCCATCGGTTGTCTATCGCATCCAGCTGCGCGCCAGCAAGAACGACGACGCGCGCGAAATCCTGCTGCACAACCCGGCCGACTATCCCGATCCCAGCCGGATCGAGACGATCGAGGAACCGTGGATCAAGGCCACGATCTATACGCCCGACGAATACCTGGGCGCGATCCTGAAGCTGTGCCAGGACCGGCGCGGCATCCAGCGCGAACTGACATACGTGGGCGGCCGCGCGCAGGTGACATACGAGCTGCCGCTGAACGAAGTGGTGTTCGATTTCTATGACCGGCTGAAATCCATCAGCCGCGGCTATGCCAGCTTCGACTATGAACAGATCGGCCTGCGTGAGGGCGATCTGGTGAAGATGAACATCCTTGTGAACGGTGAGCCGGTGGACGCGCTATCGCTGATCGTCCACCGCAGCGTTGCCGAAGAGCGCGGACGCGGCATGTGCGAACGGCTGAAAGACCTGATCCCGCGCCACCTGTTCAAGATCCCCATCCAGGCCGCGATCGGCGGCAAGGTGATCGCCCGCGAAACCATCGCCGCGCTGCGCAAGGACGTGACCGCCAAGTGCTATGGCGGCGACATCACGCGCAAGAAGAAGCTGCTGGAGAAGCAGAAAAAGGGCAAGGCGCGGATGCGCGAATATGGCAACGTGTCGATCCCGCAGGAGGCGTTTATCGCGGCTTTGAGGATGGGTGAAGAGTGA
- a CDS encoding alpha/beta fold hydrolase, which yields MNRPSPNYRTIGVTGRRIRIGEWGPASHQDAGSAFRPLLLLNGIGINMELVEPLALALPERRVISFDMPGIGGSPDPIFPYTMACMALTCSALLDRLRIAKADVLGISWGGALAQQFAFQHRSKTGSLVLAATGPGATMVPGNPKMLSHLADPREYTVERTLKRNLAMLYAGGGSGGESFSINAIRAPTPLGWACQVGAFAGWSSLPFLPLLDVPTMVMADDEDQIVPPVNANILHQAIPGSKLAMFKGGGHLFMLSQMARFVDLLQDFLDESSTAKTA from the coding sequence TTGAACCGGCCATCACCAAACTATCGAACAATAGGTGTCACCGGCCGCCGCATCCGCATCGGGGAATGGGGTCCGGCGTCGCACCAAGACGCTGGATCGGCGTTTCGCCCCCTGCTGCTACTCAACGGTATCGGCATCAACATGGAACTGGTCGAGCCGTTGGCGCTTGCCCTTCCCGAAAGGCGCGTCATCAGTTTCGACATGCCCGGCATCGGAGGATCGCCTGATCCGATCTTTCCTTACACCATGGCGTGCATGGCGCTCACCTGCTCCGCCTTGCTGGACCGGCTCCGCATCGCCAAGGCGGATGTCCTGGGAATAAGCTGGGGCGGCGCACTGGCGCAGCAATTCGCTTTCCAGCACCGCAGCAAGACAGGCAGCCTGGTTCTTGCCGCCACTGGCCCCGGCGCGACAATGGTGCCCGGCAACCCCAAGATGCTTAGCCATCTGGCCGACCCGCGGGAATACACGGTGGAGCGAACGTTGAAGCGCAATCTGGCGATGCTTTATGCAGGTGGCGGAAGCGGCGGAGAATCCTTCTCCATCAATGCGATACGAGCGCCCACCCCTTTGGGTTGGGCATGCCAGGTCGGGGCCTTCGCCGGCTGGTCCAGCCTGCCCTTTCTGCCGTTACTCGACGTTCCGACGATGGTCATGGCAGACGACGAGGACCAGATCGTTCCGCCGGTAAACGCCAATATCCTGCACCAGGCGATTCCGGGCAGCAAGCTGGCGATGTTCAAGGGCGGCGGACACCTGTTCATGCTCTCGCAGATGGCCCGCTTCGTGGATTTGCTTCAGGACTTCCTTGACGAAAGTTCCACAGCCAAGACAGCCTGA